The following are encoded in a window of Mycobacterium vicinigordonae genomic DNA:
- the aceA gene encoding isocitrate lyase: MSVVGTPKSAEQIQHDWDHNPRWKGVTRTYTPQDVVALQGHVVEEHTLARRGAEVLWEQLHEMDFVNALGALTGNMAVQQVRAGLKAIYLSGWQVAGDANLSGHTYPDQSLYPANSVPQVVRRINNALLRADEIAKVENDRSVDNWLAPIVADGEAGFGGALNVYELQKAMIAAGVAGSHWEDQLASEKKCGHLGGKVLIPTQQHIRTLTSARLAADVAGVPTVVIARTDAEAATLITSDVDERDRPFITGERTSEGFYRVRNGLEPCIARAKAYAPYADLIWMETGTPDLELARKFAEGVKSEFPDQLLAYNCSPSFNWRKHLDDDTIAKFQKELGAMGFKFQFITLAGFHALNYSMFDLAHGYARKQMSAYVELQEREFAAEERGYTATKHQREVGAGYFDRIATTVDPNSSTTALAGSTEEGQFH; this comes from the coding sequence ATGTCTGTCGTTGGAACCCCCAAGAGCGCTGAGCAAATCCAGCACGACTGGGACCACAACCCCCGCTGGAAGGGTGTCACCCGCACCTACACCCCCCAGGACGTCGTCGCGCTGCAGGGCCACGTCGTCGAGGAGCACACCCTCGCCCGCCGCGGCGCGGAGGTGCTCTGGGAGCAGCTGCACGAGATGGACTTCGTCAACGCGCTCGGCGCGCTGACCGGCAACATGGCCGTCCAGCAGGTCCGCGCCGGCCTCAAGGCCATCTACCTGTCCGGTTGGCAGGTCGCCGGTGACGCGAACCTGTCCGGCCACACCTACCCCGACCAGAGCCTCTACCCGGCCAACTCGGTCCCGCAGGTGGTTCGGCGGATCAACAACGCGCTGCTGCGCGCCGACGAGATCGCCAAGGTCGAGAACGACCGCTCGGTGGACAACTGGCTGGCTCCCATCGTCGCCGACGGTGAGGCGGGCTTCGGTGGCGCGCTCAACGTCTACGAGCTGCAGAAGGCGATGATCGCAGCCGGTGTCGCCGGCTCCCACTGGGAGGACCAGCTGGCCTCGGAGAAGAAGTGTGGCCACCTGGGCGGCAAGGTGCTGATCCCGACCCAGCAGCACATCCGCACCCTGACCTCGGCCCGGTTGGCGGCCGACGTGGCCGGTGTCCCCACCGTCGTCATCGCGCGGACCGACGCCGAGGCTGCCACGCTGATCACCTCCGACGTTGACGAGCGGGACCGTCCGTTCATCACCGGTGAGCGCACCAGCGAAGGCTTCTACCGGGTCCGCAACGGCCTCGAGCCCTGCATCGCCCGTGCCAAGGCCTACGCGCCGTACGCCGACCTGATCTGGATGGAGACCGGTACTCCGGACCTGGAGCTGGCCCGCAAGTTCGCCGAGGGCGTCAAGAGCGAGTTCCCCGACCAACTGTTGGCCTACAACTGCTCGCCGTCGTTCAACTGGCGCAAGCACCTCGACGACGACACCATCGCGAAGTTCCAGAAGGAGCTGGGTGCGATGGGCTTCAAGTTCCAGTTCATCACGCTGGCCGGCTTCCACGCGCTGAACTACTCGATGTTCGATCTGGCCCACGGTTACGCCCGCAAGCAGATGAGCGCCTACGTCGAGTTGCAGGAGCGCGAGTTCGCAGCCGAGGAGCGCGGCTACACCGCAACCAAGCACCAGCGCGAGGTCGGTGCGGGGTACTTCGACCGCATCGCCACGACCGTGGACCCCAATTCGTCGACGACGGCGCTGGCCGGCTCGACCGAAGAGGGCCAGTTCCACTAA
- a CDS encoding 3-hydroxybutyryl-CoA dehydrogenase, producing MSDAAIQRVGVVGAGQMGSGIAEVSVRAGVEVTVFETTDALITAGRNRIVKSLERGVSAGKVTERERDRALGLLTFTTDLSDLADRQLVIEAIIEDESVKAGVFAELDRVVTDPDAVLASNTSSIPIMKIAAATKNPKRVLGLHFFNPVPVLPLVELVSTLVTDEGALSRTEEFASGVLGKQVVRCSDRSGFVVNALLVPYLLSAIRMVEAGFATVEDVDKAVVAGLSHPMGPLRLSDLVGLDTLKLIADKLYEEFKEPHYGPPPLLLRMVEAGMLGKKSGQGFYSY from the coding sequence GTGAGTGATGCAGCAATCCAGCGGGTAGGTGTGGTCGGGGCGGGGCAGATGGGCTCCGGCATCGCCGAAGTGTCGGTGCGGGCCGGCGTCGAAGTGACGGTGTTCGAGACCACCGACGCGTTGATCACCGCGGGCCGCAACCGCATCGTCAAGTCGCTGGAGCGGGGCGTCAGCGCGGGCAAGGTGACCGAGCGCGAACGCGACCGGGCCCTGGGCCTGCTGACATTCACCACCGACCTCAGCGACCTGGCCGATCGGCAACTGGTCATTGAGGCCATTATCGAAGACGAGTCAGTGAAGGCCGGCGTCTTCGCCGAGCTGGACCGGGTGGTCACCGACCCCGATGCGGTGCTGGCCTCCAACACATCCAGCATTCCGATCATGAAGATCGCGGCGGCCACCAAGAACCCGAAGCGGGTGCTGGGCCTGCACTTCTTCAACCCAGTCCCGGTGTTGCCGCTGGTCGAGTTGGTCAGCACCCTGGTCACCGACGAAGGTGCCCTGTCCCGCACCGAAGAGTTCGCCAGCGGGGTGCTGGGCAAGCAGGTGGTGCGCTGTTCGGACCGCTCCGGATTCGTGGTGAACGCCCTGTTGGTGCCCTACCTGCTGTCCGCGATCCGGATGGTGGAGGCGGGCTTCGCCACCGTCGAGGACGTGGACAAGGCCGTCGTCGCGGGGCTGTCTCATCCGATGGGCCCGCTGCGGCTCTCCGACCTGGTCGGCCTGGACACCCTCAAGCTCATCGCGGACAAGCTGTACGAGGAATTCAAAGAGCCGCACTATGGGCCGCCGCCGCTATTGCTTCGGATGGTGGAGGCGGGAATGTTGGGTAAGAAATCCGGCCAGGGTTTCTACAGCTATTGA
- a CDS encoding cyclopropane mycolic acid synthase family methyltransferase, with translation MTNLRPFYEESQSIYDVSDEFFALFLDPTMAYTCAYFEREDMTLEEASNAKFDLALGKLNLEPGMTLLDIGCGWGGALQRAIEKFDVNVIGITLSRNQFEYSKKRLAKIPTERTVEVRMQGWEEFEDKVDRIVSIGAFEAFKLERYGTFFERTYSILPDDGRMLLHTILAYTQKQQFERGVSVTMSDLRFMRFIGTDIFPGGQLPAQEDIPKFAGAAGFTLERVQLLQEHYARTLQIWAENLEASKDRAIEIQSQDIYDKYMHYLTGCENFFRKGICNVGQFTLVK, from the coding sequence ATGACCAACTTGAGGCCGTTTTACGAAGAGTCGCAATCCATTTACGACGTTTCGGACGAATTTTTTGCCTTGTTTTTAGACCCGACGATGGCGTACACCTGCGCTTACTTCGAGCGCGAGGACATGACGCTCGAGGAGGCGTCCAACGCCAAGTTCGACCTGGCGCTGGGCAAGCTGAACCTCGAGCCCGGCATGACACTGCTCGACATCGGCTGCGGCTGGGGAGGCGCGCTGCAGCGGGCGATCGAGAAGTTCGATGTGAACGTGATTGGGATTACTCTCAGCCGCAACCAATTTGAATACAGCAAGAAACGGTTGGCGAAGATCCCCACCGAGCGCACCGTCGAGGTGCGCATGCAAGGGTGGGAAGAGTTCGAGGACAAGGTCGACCGGATCGTCAGCATCGGTGCCTTCGAGGCGTTCAAGCTGGAGCGCTACGGCACCTTCTTCGAACGGACCTACAGCATTCTTCCCGATGACGGCCGGATGCTTCTGCACACAATTTTGGCGTACACCCAGAAGCAGCAGTTCGAGCGCGGTGTCTCCGTCACGATGAGCGATCTGCGATTCATGAGATTTATCGGAACGGATATCTTCCCGGGCGGTCAGTTGCCGGCGCAGGAGGACATTCCGAAATTTGCCGGTGCCGCCGGATTCACCCTCGAACGGGTCCAATTGCTACAAGAGCACTATGCCCGCACACTGCAGATCTGGGCGGAGAACCTCGAGGCGAGTAAGGATAGGGCCATCGAGATTCAGTCGCAGGATATCTACGACAAATACATGCACTACCTGACTGGCTGCGAGAACTTCTTCCGCAAGGGAATCTGCAACGTGGGGCAGTTCACCTTGGTCAAGTAA
- a CDS encoding cyclopropane mycolic acid synthase family methyltransferase produces the protein MAVQLTPHFGNVQAHYDLSDEFFRLFLDPTQTYSCAYFERDDMSLEEAQIAKIDLALGKLGLEPGMTLLDIGCGWGATMRRAVEKYDVNVVGLTLSANQAAHVQQKFDELDSPRSRQVLLEGWEKFHEPVDRIVSIGAFEHFGRQRYKRFFKMAHDVLPSDGVMLLHTIVRPTMREARAKGLPLTHEIVHFSQFILAEIFPGGDLPTVPTIEEHTEAAGFTMQRIQSLQLHYARTLEIWAAALEAEQEKAIAIQSEKVYRRYMKYLTGCAKLFREGYTDVDQFTLQK, from the coding sequence ATGGCCGTGCAGCTCACGCCGCATTTCGGCAACGTGCAAGCGCACTACGACCTGTCGGATGAATTCTTCCGACTCTTCTTGGATCCCACCCAGACTTATAGCTGCGCCTACTTCGAGCGCGATGACATGTCGCTGGAGGAAGCACAGATCGCCAAGATCGACCTGGCACTGGGCAAGCTCGGCCTCGAGCCCGGCATGACACTGCTCGACATCGGCTGCGGTTGGGGCGCCACCATGCGGCGTGCCGTGGAGAAGTATGACGTGAACGTCGTGGGTCTGACGTTGTCGGCCAACCAGGCCGCCCATGTCCAGCAGAAGTTCGACGAGCTGGACAGTCCCCGGAGCAGGCAGGTGCTGCTAGAGGGCTGGGAGAAGTTCCACGAACCCGTAGACCGCATCGTCTCGATCGGCGCGTTCGAGCACTTCGGCCGCCAGCGCTATAAGCGGTTTTTCAAGATGGCGCACGACGTGCTGCCCAGCGACGGCGTCATGCTGCTGCACACCATCGTCCGTCCGACCATGCGCGAAGCCCGAGCCAAGGGCTTGCCGTTGACCCACGAGATAGTGCACTTCAGCCAGTTCATCCTGGCCGAGATTTTCCCGGGTGGTGACCTGCCGACGGTTCCGACGATCGAGGAACACACCGAGGCAGCAGGGTTCACGATGCAGCGCATTCAGTCGTTGCAGCTGCACTACGCGCGCACGCTGGAGATCTGGGCAGCCGCGCTGGAGGCAGAGCAGGAGAAGGCGATCGCGATCCAGTCCGAGAAGGTCTACCGGCGCTACATGAAGTACCTGACCGGATGCGCCAAGCTGTTCCGCGAGGGCTACACCGACGTCGACCAGTTCACGTTGCAGAAGTAA
- a CDS encoding TetR/AcrR family transcriptional regulator → MAQLIPARIPKTDGRKRRWHQHKVDRRNELVDGTIEAIRRQSRFLSMDEIAAEIGVSKTVLYRYFVDKNDLTTAVMMRFAQTTLIPNMAAALSSNLDGYELTREVIRVYVETMAAEPEPYGFVMANSSGSKSKVIADSERIIARMIAVMLRRRMLEVGMDTGGVEPWAYLIVGGVQLATHSWMSDPRMSSDELIDYLTMLSWSALCGIVEAGGSLEKFRAEPHPSPIVPAWKQLDQNPTEQ, encoded by the coding sequence GTGGCTCAGCTCATTCCGGCTCGCATCCCCAAGACCGACGGTCGCAAACGGCGCTGGCACCAGCACAAGGTGGATCGGCGCAATGAGTTAGTAGACGGCACGATCGAGGCGATCCGCCGGCAGAGCCGATTTCTGAGCATGGACGAGATTGCCGCCGAGATCGGGGTGTCCAAGACCGTCCTCTACCGCTACTTCGTGGACAAGAACGACCTGACAACCGCCGTGATGATGCGGTTCGCGCAGACCACCCTGATTCCCAACATGGCTGCGGCGCTGTCCTCGAACTTGGACGGCTACGAGTTGACCCGCGAGGTCATCCGCGTCTACGTGGAAACCATGGCGGCCGAACCCGAACCGTACGGATTCGTGATGGCCAACAGCTCGGGCAGCAAGAGCAAGGTGATCGCCGACTCGGAGCGGATCATCGCCCGCATGATCGCAGTGATGCTGCGGCGGCGCATGCTCGAAGTCGGGATGGACACCGGCGGCGTCGAGCCATGGGCGTACCTGATCGTCGGCGGTGTGCAATTGGCCACTCACTCGTGGATGTCGGACCCGCGGATGAGCAGCGACGAACTCATTGACTACCTGACGATGCTGAGCTGGAGTGCGCTGTGCGGGATCGTCGAGGCCGGCGGATCGCTGGAGAAGTTCCGGGCAGAGCCGCATCCTTCGCCGATTGTTCCGGCCTGGAAACAGCTGGACCAGAACCCAACCGAGCAATAG
- a CDS encoding DUF445 domain-containing protein codes for MTHRVDGSGSPSERGANARSAASPPTGTSFAESFAGADSAADAERRTALRRMKVVALGFLVGATFAFLACRWANIHGAAPAWVGYVGAAAEAGMVGALADWFAVTALFKHPLGIPIPHTAIIKRKKDQLGEGLGTFVRENFLSAEVVETKLRDAQVPSRLGKWLAEPAHAQRVAAETATVLRVLVELLRDEDVQHVIDRMIVRRIAEPQWGPPVGRVLQTLLAENRQEALIQLLADRAFQWSLNAGVVIQRVVERDSPTWSPRFVDHLVGDRIHRELMDFTDKVRRNPDHELRRSATRFLFEFADDLQNDPDTIARADAVKEQLMAREEVANAAKTAWSTLKRLVLEGVDDPSSALRTRVADAVIRIGESLRDDAELRDKVDGWMVRAAQHLVSQYGVEITAIITETIERWDAAEASRRIELHVGRDLQFIRINGTVVGSLAGLVIYTVAQLLF; via the coding sequence ATGACGCACAGGGTTGACGGTTCCGGTTCGCCGTCCGAGCGGGGCGCGAACGCGCGCTCGGCCGCGAGTCCACCGACCGGCACATCGTTCGCGGAGTCGTTCGCCGGCGCCGACTCGGCGGCCGACGCCGAGCGCCGCACGGCGCTGCGTCGGATGAAAGTGGTGGCGCTGGGCTTCCTGGTCGGTGCGACCTTCGCCTTCCTCGCCTGCCGGTGGGCGAATATCCACGGCGCCGCGCCGGCCTGGGTCGGGTACGTCGGCGCGGCCGCCGAGGCGGGGATGGTGGGTGCGCTGGCCGACTGGTTCGCGGTGACGGCACTGTTCAAGCACCCGCTCGGCATCCCGATCCCGCACACGGCGATCATCAAGCGCAAGAAAGACCAGCTCGGCGAGGGCTTGGGCACCTTCGTGCGCGAGAACTTCCTGTCGGCGGAGGTCGTGGAGACCAAGCTGCGCGACGCGCAGGTGCCGAGCCGGCTGGGTAAGTGGCTCGCCGAGCCCGCGCACGCCCAGCGGGTGGCGGCCGAGACGGCGACGGTGCTGCGGGTGCTGGTGGAGTTGCTGCGCGACGAGGATGTGCAGCACGTGATCGACCGGATGATCGTGCGGCGCATCGCCGAACCGCAGTGGGGTCCGCCGGTCGGCCGGGTGCTGCAGACGCTGCTGGCCGAGAATCGGCAGGAGGCCCTGATCCAGTTGCTGGCCGACCGGGCGTTCCAGTGGTCGCTGAACGCCGGCGTGGTCATCCAGCGGGTGGTGGAGCGCGACTCACCGACGTGGTCGCCGCGATTCGTCGATCACCTCGTCGGGGACCGGATTCATCGCGAGCTGATGGATTTCACCGACAAGGTTCGCCGCAACCCCGATCATGAGCTCCGCCGTTCGGCGACGCGCTTTCTGTTCGAGTTCGCCGATGACCTGCAGAACGATCCGGACACGATCGCCCGCGCCGATGCGGTCAAAGAGCAGTTGATGGCGCGCGAAGAGGTGGCCAACGCGGCCAAGACGGCCTGGTCGACGCTCAAGCGCCTGGTGCTCGAGGGCGTGGACGACCCGTCTAGCGCGTTGCGGACCCGAGTCGCCGACGCCGTGATTCGCATCGGGGAATCGCTGCGCGACGACGCGGAGCTACGCGACAAGGTGGATGGCTGGATGGTTCGTGCCGCTCAGCATCTGGTCTCGCAATATGGGGTAGAGATCACAGCGATCATTACCGAGACGATCGAGCGCTGGGATGCTGCGGAGGCCAGCCGCCGGATTGAGCTCCATGTGGGCCGTGACCTGCAATTTATCCGGATCAACGGGACCGTTGTCGGCTCACTTGCCGGTTTGGTGATCTATACGGTGGCGCAACTGCTGTTCTGA
- a CDS encoding helix-turn-helix domain-containing protein — MSPEENLGAKVSTKASDVASDIGSFIRAQRELAQVSMRQLAERSGVSNPYLSQVERGLRKPSADVLAQIAKALRVSAQILYVRAGMLEPSETSQVRDAIVTDTAITERQKQVLLDTYASFVEQNEADREECSSEPGREGKED, encoded by the coding sequence ATGTCGCCGGAGGAAAACTTGGGCGCCAAAGTGTCCACAAAAGCCTCTGACGTGGCCTCCGACATCGGCAGCTTCATCAGGGCTCAGCGGGAACTGGCCCAGGTATCGATGCGGCAGCTTGCTGAACGGTCAGGTGTCAGCAACCCCTATCTGAGCCAGGTCGAGCGCGGACTGCGCAAGCCATCCGCGGACGTGCTGGCGCAGATCGCCAAGGCTTTACGGGTATCCGCGCAAATCTTGTACGTGCGTGCGGGGATGCTCGAGCCCAGTGAGACCAGCCAGGTACGGGACGCGATCGTCACCGATACGGCCATCACCGAGCGGCAGAAGCAGGTCCTGCTGGACACCTATGCGTCCTTCGTCGAGCAGAACGAAGCCGACCGTGAGGAGTGTTCGAGCGAACCCGGCAGAGAAGGCAAAGAAGACTGA
- a CDS encoding heparin-binding hemagglutinin, whose product MADNNNIEDLKAPLLAALGAADLALATVNDLIANLRDRAEETRTNLRERAEETRTDTRSRVEESRARLSKLQEDLPEQLTELRERFTSDELRKAAEGYLEAATSRYNELVERGEAALERLRSQSAFEDASARAEGYVDQAVELTQEALGTVASQTRAVGERAAKLVGIELPKKAEETAKKAQKTVAKKAAPAKKAAPAKKAPAKKAPAKKVTQK is encoded by the coding sequence ATGGCTGACAACAACAACATCGAGGACCTCAAGGCTCCGCTGCTCGCCGCCCTGGGCGCCGCCGACCTCGCCCTGGCCACCGTCAACGACTTGATCGCCAACCTGCGCGACCGCGCCGAGGAGACCCGCACCAACCTGCGTGAGCGTGCCGAGGAAACCCGCACCGACACCCGCAGCCGGGTCGAGGAGAGCCGCGCTCGCCTGAGCAAGCTGCAGGAGGACCTGCCCGAGCAGCTGACCGAGCTGCGTGAGCGCTTCACCTCCGACGAGCTGCGTAAGGCCGCCGAGGGCTACCTCGAAGCCGCCACCAGCCGCTACAACGAACTGGTCGAGCGCGGCGAGGCCGCCCTGGAGCGGCTGCGCAGCCAGTCCGCGTTCGAGGACGCGTCGGCGCGGGCCGAGGGCTACGTCGACCAGGCCGTCGAGCTGACACAGGAGGCGCTGGGCACCGTCGCGTCGCAGACCCGCGCGGTCGGCGAGCGCGCCGCCAAGTTGGTCGGCATCGAGCTGCCCAAGAAGGCCGAGGAGACCGCCAAGAAGGCGCAGAAGACCGTCGCCAAGAAGGCCGCTCCGGCCAAGAAGGCCGCTCCGGCCAAAAAGGCCCCGGCCAAGAAGGCTCCGGCCAAGAAGGTCACCCAGAAGTAA
- a CDS encoding DUF2516 family protein: MIVLQIALTLMTVYAFVHAAMQRADAYTAADKLTKPAWLLILGGAVALTSVLAFLFQIMGLAVAAVAAGVYLVDVRPKLLEVQGKSR, from the coding sequence ATGATCGTCCTGCAAATCGCCCTCACCCTGATGACGGTGTACGCCTTCGTGCACGCGGCCATGCAACGGGCCGACGCCTACACCGCCGCCGACAAGCTGACCAAGCCGGCCTGGTTGCTGATCCTCGGCGGTGCGGTGGCACTGACCTCGGTGCTGGCATTCCTCTTCCAGATCATGGGACTGGCGGTGGCCGCGGTGGCGGCGGGCGTCTACCTGGTCGATGTACGGCCAAAGCTCCTCGAAGTACAGGGCAAGTCCCGCTGA
- a CDS encoding DUF2599 domain-containing protein, with amino-acid sequence MKFLVCAPVAALVALLGAAPVLADPGTAESGSASGQPPFVDHTEWVHWGRLSSLRVYPTPAGRAVSRNAGTAGDGNAADEAWAEVLARSPDAETPGMREQFLCHWRFAELAQPGKTSWNLEPWRPVVDDAQMVAASCNPGGAEEAF; translated from the coding sequence ATGAAATTCCTGGTGTGCGCGCCGGTTGCGGCGCTGGTTGCGCTGCTGGGCGCGGCGCCGGTGCTGGCCGATCCAGGAACGGCCGAGTCGGGTAGCGCGTCGGGTCAGCCGCCGTTCGTCGACCACACCGAATGGGTGCATTGGGGTCGGCTGTCCAGCCTGCGCGTCTATCCCACACCGGCGGGGCGCGCCGTGTCGCGGAACGCCGGAACTGCTGGCGACGGCAACGCCGCCGACGAGGCCTGGGCGGAGGTGTTGGCGCGGTCTCCCGACGCCGAAACCCCCGGGATGCGGGAGCAGTTTCTGTGCCACTGGCGCTTCGCCGAATTGGCCCAACCCGGCAAGACCAGCTGGAATCTGGAGCCCTGGCGGCCCGTGGTCGACGATGCCCAGATGGTCGCAGCCTCATGCAATCCGGGCGGCGCGGAGGAGGCGTTCTAG
- the deoC gene encoding deoxyribose-phosphate aldolase produces the protein MVDHTLLKPEATPAEVVALVAEAAELGVFSVCVSPSMVPVAAAAGEMRVAAVAGFPSGKHLPEIKSQEAAAAVAAGASEIDMVIDVGAALAGDVAAVRADIAAVRAATGGAVLKVIVESAVLLGHGDEHTLTAVCRAAEDAGADFVKTSTGFHPAGGATVRAVELMSAAVGRRLGVKASGGIRTAADAIIMLDAGATRLGLSGTRAVLDGLDVS, from the coding sequence ATGGTCGACCACACCCTGCTCAAACCCGAAGCCACCCCCGCCGAAGTGGTGGCGCTGGTCGCTGAAGCCGCCGAACTAGGCGTCTTTTCGGTCTGCGTCTCGCCATCGATGGTGCCGGTCGCGGCGGCCGCCGGTGAGATGCGAGTCGCCGCGGTGGCCGGCTTTCCGTCGGGGAAACACTTGCCCGAGATCAAGTCGCAGGAGGCGGCCGCGGCGGTCGCCGCGGGCGCCAGCGAGATCGACATGGTCATCGACGTCGGGGCCGCGCTGGCCGGCGACGTCGCCGCCGTGCGGGCCGACATCGCGGCGGTCCGGGCTGCGACCGGCGGCGCAGTGCTGAAGGTGATCGTCGAGTCGGCGGTGCTGTTGGGTCACGGCGACGAGCACACGCTCACCGCGGTGTGCCGGGCCGCCGAGGACGCCGGCGCCGACTTCGTCAAAACCTCGACCGGCTTTCACCCTGCTGGCGGGGCCACCGTGCGCGCCGTCGAACTGATGAGCGCGGCGGTCGGCCGCCGGCTGGGGGTCAAGGCCAGCGGCGGTATTCGCACCGCCGCCGACGCGATCATCATGCTCGACGCGGGCGCCACCCGCCTGGGGCTGTCCGGCACCCGAGCCGTGCTGGACGGCCTGGACGTTAGCTGA